The proteins below are encoded in one region of Dioscorea cayenensis subsp. rotundata cultivar TDr96_F1 chromosome 18, TDr96_F1_v2_PseudoChromosome.rev07_lg8_w22 25.fasta, whole genome shotgun sequence:
- the LOC120281632 gene encoding flavonol synthase 1 encodes MEVERVQEIASLSILKDTIPPEFIRSEYEQPGITTFTGPVPNIPVIDLSKREALVQVIRNASEEWGIFQVVNHGIPEKVIKELQSVGKEFFELPLDEKEKYAVKPGSFEGYGTKLQKEPEGKKAWVDYLFHNVWPPDRVNHDIWPQNPPSYRETNEEYAKHLIRVVDDLLEILSEGLGLEKQVLKESVGGDGLEYLLKINYYPKCPRPDLALGVVAHTDMSAITILIPNEVPGLQVFKDDHWFDAKYVPNALVVHIGDQIEILSNGKYKSVLHRTTVNKDKVRMSWPVFCSPPEEMVVGPLKPLVNDDSPPKFKTKKYKDYQYCKLNKLPQ; translated from the exons atggaggTGGAGAGGGTGCAAGAAATTGCCTCTCTAAGTATCTTGAAGGACACCATACCACCAGAATTTATACGGTCGGAATATGAGCAACCAGGTATCACTACCTTCACAGGCCCTGTTCCCAACATTCCGGTGATTGATTTGAGTAAGAGGGAAGCGTTGGTGCAAGTGATACGAAATGCTAGTGAAGAATGGGGCATCTTTCAGGTAGTGAATCATGGGATACCAGAGAAAGTCATAAAGGAACTGCAGAGTGTTGGGAAGGAGTTCTTTGAGTTGCCGTTGGACGAGAAGGAGAAATATGCTGTGAAACCGGGTTCTTTTGAAGGGTATGGTACTAAGTTGCAGAAGGAGCCTGAGGGCAAGAAGGCTTGGGTGGATTATTTGTTTCATAATGTGTGGCCTCCTGATAGGGTTAACCATGACATTTGGCCTCAGAACCCTCCTTCTTACAG AGAAACAAATGAAGAATATGCAAAGCACTTGATTAGAGTGGTGGATGATTTGCTAGAGATTCTCTCAGAAGGTTTAGGGCTTGAGAAGCAAGTGTTGAAAGAAAGTGTTGGTGGAGATGGATTGGAGTATCTacttaagataaattattaccCAAAATGCCCAAGACCAGACCTAGCACTTGGGGTTGTTGCGCACACTGACATGTCTGCCATCACCATTCTGATTCCAAATGAAGTTCCTGGTCTGCAAGTGTTCAAAGATGATCACTGGTTTGATGCCAAGTATGTGCCCAATGCTCTCGTTGTTCACATTGGTGATCAGATTGAG ATTTTGAGCAATGGAAAGTACAAGAGTGTGCTGCATAGAACAACTGTGAACAAAGACAAGGTGAGAATGTCATGGCCTGTGTTTTGCTCTCCACCAGAAGAGATGGTTGTTGGGCCTTTAAAGCCGCTTGTCAATGATGATAGCCCACCAAAATTTAAGACCAAGAAATACAAGGATTATCAATATTGTAAACTTAACAAGCTTCCACAATAG